From a single Solenopsis invicta isolate M01_SB chromosome 4, UNIL_Sinv_3.0, whole genome shotgun sequence genomic region:
- the LOC105203437 gene encoding uncharacterized protein LOC105203437, whose amino-acid sequence MHRTREETRGGRFANMRRHDSRTTLARPMQKEISGHPKVESVIAKGTTVKTLTTARAKDMGKVKEELKAMLPILTPSEVRSKSKSLETPHYIAALPIFFASFVSKKYKYAIKIRPFVIDIDPSASRFHLPFHEAIVDELEEGNFEESARFLRELFELDEEIRRKAGPDTLTWDKPRLKDNKNAMLRLKDGLIAVERVKNAGACEITLKSMLIIVRNKANKWLYMLYENSLLDIGDYESTVVGFLNLALFFQARTWEWWWVAKRLYHSAVENAELIEGDDQRTSTFARYLYGRFLLEQIQDIVESLRHLKIAREASEWKSWNASKITGRKEEIIFRECNVLLYKALLMYAQQVGPDQPDVAVEAYTEALARATDSGYNEYMANVLYELGMSQVRSGDAKLAFQNFSKFLAMAKRISDPEGICNAHMAMALTYKLCELDDDVNTEKHLHLFITNAVESGLTRKLAQAHYCSGEYFLNKRKPDIATFHLEKSFELYNELDLYDDADKARVLVGASKGQLIIDQYIHLVQQCGDADPKAITAICEWKNHRSAFWTEKEEKKLHAGRIMLNQSIKIKLNPTKESVSYNS is encoded by the exons ATGCATCGAACACGCGAGGAGACGAGAGGCGGTCGATTTGCGAACATGCGAAGACATGACTCAAGAACGACGCTCGCGAGACCGATGCAGAAGGAGATCTCCGGACATCCGAAGGTCGAGTCCGTAATTGCAAAAGGGACGACAGTAAAAACTCTCACGACAGCCAGGGCAAAAGACATGGGGAAGGTTAAGGAAGAGCTGAAGGCGATGCTCCCGATATTGACGCCTTCAGAAGTGAGAAG TAAATCAAAGTCTCTTGAGACGCCTCATTACATTGCCGCATTACCTATCTTCTTCGCTTCGTTCGTTTCGAAGAAATATAAATACGCCATCAAAATTCGTCCTTTTGTAATTGACATTGATCCGTCCGCAAGTAGATTCCATTTACCATTTCACGAAGCGATCGTTGACGAGCTCGAGGAAGGTAACTTCGAAGAATCAGCCCGCTTTTTAAGGGAATTATTCGAGCTTGACGAGGAAATTCGTAGGAAGGCTGGTCCTGATACCTTAACGTGGGACAAGCCACGCTTAAAGGACAACAAGAACGCGATGTTGCGTCTCAAGGATGGCTTAATCGCGGTCGAACGGGTTAAAAACGCTGGTGCGTGTGAAATCACATTGAAG AGCATGCTCATAATTGTGCGAAATAAAGCAAATAAATGGCTATATATGTTATATGAAAATTCTCTTCTGGACATAGGAGATTATGAATCCACGGTCGTAGGATTTCTAAATCTGGCGTTGTTCTTCCAAGCGAGAACTTGGGAATGGTGGTGGGTGGCGAAGCGGCTTTATCATAGCGCCGTGGAGAACGCTGAATTAATTGAGGGTGACGACCAGCGGACGAGCACCTTTGCACGCTACTTGTACGGCCGATTCCTGTTAGAGCAAA TACAGGACATAGTGGAATCATTGCGTCACTTAAAAATTGCTCGTGAAGCGTCTGAGTGGAAATCGTGGAACGCGTCGAAAATTACCGGCCGGAAGGAAGAAATTATCTTTCGAGAATGCAACGTGCTTCTGTACAAAGCACTGCTGATGTATGCGCAACAAGTCGGTCCCGATCAACCGGATGTCGCCGTAGAAGCGTACACCGAAGCTCTTGCACGAGCGACGGACT CTGGATACAACGAGTACATGGCGAACGTTTTATACGAGCTGGGAATGAGTCAGGTACGATCGGGCGACGCAAAACTCGCATTCCAGAACTTCTCCAAGTTCCTGGCGATGGCGAAGAGGATCTCGGACCCGGAAGGGATCTGCAACGCGCATATGGCGATGGCACTTACGTACAAGTTATGT GAATTAGACGATGACGTGAACACGGAGAAGCATCTCCACCTGTTCATAACAAATGCAGTTGAGTCCGGACTTACGAGAAAACTCGCACAGGCACACTACTGCAGTGGTGAATACTTTTTGAATAAG aGAAAGCCAGATATCGCGACCTTCCATTTGGAAAAGTCTTTCGAGTTGTACAACGAACTCGATTTATATGATGACGCTGATAAAGCACGAGTTCTTGTCGGAGCCTCAAAAG GACAACTAATCATCGATCAATATATCCATCTTGTACAGCAATGCGGAGACGCCGATCCGAAAGCGATAACGGCGATTTGTGAGTGGAAAAATCACAGAAGTGCTTTTTGGActgaaaaagaagagaagaagctACACGCTGGTAGAATAATGTTGAATcagtcaataaaaattaaattgaatccTACAAAAGAATCAGTCTCTTACAATTCTTAA